A window of the Equus przewalskii isolate Varuska chromosome 10, EquPr2, whole genome shotgun sequence genome harbors these coding sequences:
- the SLC16A3 gene encoding monocarboxylate transporter 4 isoform X2, whose amino-acid sequence MTALPKITQAAQGGQARSPGQEKLPPFAPGRKWRDVQRALLAMGGAVVDEGPTGIKAPDGGWGWAVLLGCFVITGFSYAFPKAVSVFFKELIREFGIGYSDTAWISSILLAMLYGTGPLCSVCVNRFGCRPVMLAGGLLASLGMVSASFCGSIIQLYLTTGVITGLGLALNFQPSLIMLNRYFNKRRPMANGLAAAGSPVFLCALSPLGQLLQDHYGWRGGFLILGGLLLNCCVCAALMRPLEAPKPGSRPGPQRPSRRLLDLSVFRDRGFVIYAVAASIMVLGLFVPPVFVVSYAKDLGVPDTQAAFLLTILGFIDIFARPTAGFITGLKKVRPYSVYLFSFAMFFNGFTDLTGSTASDYGGLVVFCIFFGISYGMVGALQFEVLMAIVGTHKFSSAIGLVLLLEAVAVLIGPPSGGKLLDATHVYQYVFLLAGAEVVTSSFVLVLGNFFCIGRRPKAAAEEEEHHKPPPDADVRVDSREVEHFLKAEPEKNGEVVHTPETSV is encoded by the exons ggACGTGCAACGAGCCCTCCTGGCCATGGGAGGGGCTGTGGTTGACGAGGGCCCGACTGGCATCAAGGCTCCggatgggggctggggctgggccgtCCTCTTGGGCTGTTTTGTCATCACGGGCTTCTCGTACGCCTTCCCCAAGGCGGTCAGTGTCTTCTTCAAGGAGCTCATACGTGAGTTTGGGATCGGCTACAGTGACACAGCCTGGATCTCCTCCATCCTGCTGGCCATGTTGTACGGGACAG GCCCGCTCTGCAGCGTGTGTGTGAATCGCTTTGGCTGCCGGCCCGTCATGCTTGCAGGAGGCCTGCTGGCGTCCCTGGGCATGGTGTCTGCGTCCTTCTGCGGAAGCATCATCCAGCTCTACCTCACCACGGGGGTCATTACCG GCTTGGGTTTGGCGCTCAACTTCCAGCCCTCCCTCATCATGCTCAACCGCTACTTTAACAAGCGGCGCCCCATGGCCAATGGGCTTGCAGCCGCGGGCAGCCCCGTGTTCCTGTGCGCCCTGTCCCCCCTGGGGCAGCTGCTGCAGGACCACTACGGCTGGCGGGGTGGCTTCCTCATCCTGGGTGGCCTGCTGCTCAACTGCTGTGTGTGCGCTGCGCTCATGAGGCCCCTGGAGGCGCCCAAGCCAGGTTCGAGGCCAGGGCCCCAGCGGCCATCCAGGCGGCTGCTGGACCTGAGTGTCTTCAGGGACCGTGGCTTTGTGATCTACGCTGTGGCCGCCTCCATCATGGTGCTGGGGCTCTTTGTGCCACCTGTGTTCGTGGTGAGCTATGCCAAGGACCTGGGTGTGCCCGATACCCAGGCTGCCTTCCTGCTCACCATCCTGGGCTTCATCGACATCTTCGCCCGGCCCACCGCTGGCTTCATCACGGGGCTCAAGAAGGTGCGGCCCTACTCTGTCTACCTCTTCAGCTTTGCCATGTTCTTCAACGGCTTCACCGACCTCACGGGATCCACAGCCAGTGACTACGGTGGCCTGGTGGTCTTCTGCATCTTCTTCGGCATCTCCTACGGCATGGTGGGGGCCCTGCAGTTTGAAGTGCTCATGGCCATCGTGGGCACCCACAAATTCTCCAGTGCCATTGGTCTTGTGCTCCTGCTGGAGGCTGTGGCCGTGCTCATTGGGCCCCCGTCGGGAG GCAAGCTCCTGGATGCAACGCACGTCTACCAGTACGTGTTCCTCCTGGCAGGGGCCGAGGTGGTGACCTCCTCCTTCGTGCTGGTGTTGGGCAACTTCTTCTGCATCGGTAGGAGGCCCAAGGCGGCTGCGGAGGAGGAGGAACACCACAAGCCCCCCCCAGACGCAGACGTAAGAGTGGACTCACGGGAGGTGGAACACTTCCTGAAGGCAGAGCCTGAGAAAAATGGGGAGGTCGTTCACACCCCGGAAACAAGCGTTTGA
- the SLC16A3 gene encoding monocarboxylate transporter 4 isoform X1, translating into MGQGGHVDAEWRVQAWRRGPGACSSLHCLLAPPHCPRSLPESWFTAHRRWAETRASVGSGAGWTEQAPVLRTVLPSPHLHREADSLLGTASIWDVQRALLAMGGAVVDEGPTGIKAPDGGWGWAVLLGCFVITGFSYAFPKAVSVFFKELIREFGIGYSDTAWISSILLAMLYGTGPLCSVCVNRFGCRPVMLAGGLLASLGMVSASFCGSIIQLYLTTGVITGLGLALNFQPSLIMLNRYFNKRRPMANGLAAAGSPVFLCALSPLGQLLQDHYGWRGGFLILGGLLLNCCVCAALMRPLEAPKPGSRPGPQRPSRRLLDLSVFRDRGFVIYAVAASIMVLGLFVPPVFVVSYAKDLGVPDTQAAFLLTILGFIDIFARPTAGFITGLKKVRPYSVYLFSFAMFFNGFTDLTGSTASDYGGLVVFCIFFGISYGMVGALQFEVLMAIVGTHKFSSAIGLVLLLEAVAVLIGPPSGGKLLDATHVYQYVFLLAGAEVVTSSFVLVLGNFFCIGRRPKAAAEEEEHHKPPPDADVRVDSREVEHFLKAEPEKNGEVVHTPETSV; encoded by the exons ATGGGACAAGGTGGCCACGTGGACGCAGAGTGGAGGGTccaggcctggaggagagggcctggggcctgctccagcctccactgcctcctggcccctcctcaTTGCCCTCGGAGTCTTCCAG AGAGCTGGTTTACAGCGCACCGCCGGTGGGCAGAGACCCGTGCTTCTGTGGGCAGTGGAGCAGGCTGGACTGAACAAGCCCCAGTTCTCAGGACTGtcctcccttccccacacctGCATCGGGAGGCAGACTCTCTCCTTGGAACAGCTTCTATCTG ggACGTGCAACGAGCCCTCCTGGCCATGGGAGGGGCTGTGGTTGACGAGGGCCCGACTGGCATCAAGGCTCCggatgggggctggggctgggccgtCCTCTTGGGCTGTTTTGTCATCACGGGCTTCTCGTACGCCTTCCCCAAGGCGGTCAGTGTCTTCTTCAAGGAGCTCATACGTGAGTTTGGGATCGGCTACAGTGACACAGCCTGGATCTCCTCCATCCTGCTGGCCATGTTGTACGGGACAG GCCCGCTCTGCAGCGTGTGTGTGAATCGCTTTGGCTGCCGGCCCGTCATGCTTGCAGGAGGCCTGCTGGCGTCCCTGGGCATGGTGTCTGCGTCCTTCTGCGGAAGCATCATCCAGCTCTACCTCACCACGGGGGTCATTACCG GCTTGGGTTTGGCGCTCAACTTCCAGCCCTCCCTCATCATGCTCAACCGCTACTTTAACAAGCGGCGCCCCATGGCCAATGGGCTTGCAGCCGCGGGCAGCCCCGTGTTCCTGTGCGCCCTGTCCCCCCTGGGGCAGCTGCTGCAGGACCACTACGGCTGGCGGGGTGGCTTCCTCATCCTGGGTGGCCTGCTGCTCAACTGCTGTGTGTGCGCTGCGCTCATGAGGCCCCTGGAGGCGCCCAAGCCAGGTTCGAGGCCAGGGCCCCAGCGGCCATCCAGGCGGCTGCTGGACCTGAGTGTCTTCAGGGACCGTGGCTTTGTGATCTACGCTGTGGCCGCCTCCATCATGGTGCTGGGGCTCTTTGTGCCACCTGTGTTCGTGGTGAGCTATGCCAAGGACCTGGGTGTGCCCGATACCCAGGCTGCCTTCCTGCTCACCATCCTGGGCTTCATCGACATCTTCGCCCGGCCCACCGCTGGCTTCATCACGGGGCTCAAGAAGGTGCGGCCCTACTCTGTCTACCTCTTCAGCTTTGCCATGTTCTTCAACGGCTTCACCGACCTCACGGGATCCACAGCCAGTGACTACGGTGGCCTGGTGGTCTTCTGCATCTTCTTCGGCATCTCCTACGGCATGGTGGGGGCCCTGCAGTTTGAAGTGCTCATGGCCATCGTGGGCACCCACAAATTCTCCAGTGCCATTGGTCTTGTGCTCCTGCTGGAGGCTGTGGCCGTGCTCATTGGGCCCCCGTCGGGAG GCAAGCTCCTGGATGCAACGCACGTCTACCAGTACGTGTTCCTCCTGGCAGGGGCCGAGGTGGTGACCTCCTCCTTCGTGCTGGTGTTGGGCAACTTCTTCTGCATCGGTAGGAGGCCCAAGGCGGCTGCGGAGGAGGAGGAACACCACAAGCCCCCCCCAGACGCAGACGTAAGAGTGGACTCACGGGAGGTGGAACACTTCCTGAAGGCAGAGCCTGAGAAAAATGGGGAGGTCGTTCACACCCCGGAAACAAGCGTTTGA
- the SLC16A3 gene encoding monocarboxylate transporter 4 isoform X3 has protein sequence MGGAVVDEGPTGIKAPDGGWGWAVLLGCFVITGFSYAFPKAVSVFFKELIREFGIGYSDTAWISSILLAMLYGTGPLCSVCVNRFGCRPVMLAGGLLASLGMVSASFCGSIIQLYLTTGVITGLGLALNFQPSLIMLNRYFNKRRPMANGLAAAGSPVFLCALSPLGQLLQDHYGWRGGFLILGGLLLNCCVCAALMRPLEAPKPGSRPGPQRPSRRLLDLSVFRDRGFVIYAVAASIMVLGLFVPPVFVVSYAKDLGVPDTQAAFLLTILGFIDIFARPTAGFITGLKKVRPYSVYLFSFAMFFNGFTDLTGSTASDYGGLVVFCIFFGISYGMVGALQFEVLMAIVGTHKFSSAIGLVLLLEAVAVLIGPPSGGKLLDATHVYQYVFLLAGAEVVTSSFVLVLGNFFCIGRRPKAAAEEEEHHKPPPDADVRVDSREVEHFLKAEPEKNGEVVHTPETSV, from the exons ATGGGAGGGGCTGTGGTTGACGAGGGCCCGACTGGCATCAAGGCTCCggatgggggctggggctgggccgtCCTCTTGGGCTGTTTTGTCATCACGGGCTTCTCGTACGCCTTCCCCAAGGCGGTCAGTGTCTTCTTCAAGGAGCTCATACGTGAGTTTGGGATCGGCTACAGTGACACAGCCTGGATCTCCTCCATCCTGCTGGCCATGTTGTACGGGACAG GCCCGCTCTGCAGCGTGTGTGTGAATCGCTTTGGCTGCCGGCCCGTCATGCTTGCAGGAGGCCTGCTGGCGTCCCTGGGCATGGTGTCTGCGTCCTTCTGCGGAAGCATCATCCAGCTCTACCTCACCACGGGGGTCATTACCG GCTTGGGTTTGGCGCTCAACTTCCAGCCCTCCCTCATCATGCTCAACCGCTACTTTAACAAGCGGCGCCCCATGGCCAATGGGCTTGCAGCCGCGGGCAGCCCCGTGTTCCTGTGCGCCCTGTCCCCCCTGGGGCAGCTGCTGCAGGACCACTACGGCTGGCGGGGTGGCTTCCTCATCCTGGGTGGCCTGCTGCTCAACTGCTGTGTGTGCGCTGCGCTCATGAGGCCCCTGGAGGCGCCCAAGCCAGGTTCGAGGCCAGGGCCCCAGCGGCCATCCAGGCGGCTGCTGGACCTGAGTGTCTTCAGGGACCGTGGCTTTGTGATCTACGCTGTGGCCGCCTCCATCATGGTGCTGGGGCTCTTTGTGCCACCTGTGTTCGTGGTGAGCTATGCCAAGGACCTGGGTGTGCCCGATACCCAGGCTGCCTTCCTGCTCACCATCCTGGGCTTCATCGACATCTTCGCCCGGCCCACCGCTGGCTTCATCACGGGGCTCAAGAAGGTGCGGCCCTACTCTGTCTACCTCTTCAGCTTTGCCATGTTCTTCAACGGCTTCACCGACCTCACGGGATCCACAGCCAGTGACTACGGTGGCCTGGTGGTCTTCTGCATCTTCTTCGGCATCTCCTACGGCATGGTGGGGGCCCTGCAGTTTGAAGTGCTCATGGCCATCGTGGGCACCCACAAATTCTCCAGTGCCATTGGTCTTGTGCTCCTGCTGGAGGCTGTGGCCGTGCTCATTGGGCCCCCGTCGGGAG GCAAGCTCCTGGATGCAACGCACGTCTACCAGTACGTGTTCCTCCTGGCAGGGGCCGAGGTGGTGACCTCCTCCTTCGTGCTGGTGTTGGGCAACTTCTTCTGCATCGGTAGGAGGCCCAAGGCGGCTGCGGAGGAGGAGGAACACCACAAGCCCCCCCCAGACGCAGACGTAAGAGTGGACTCACGGGAGGTGGAACACTTCCTGAAGGCAGAGCCTGAGAAAAATGGGGAGGTCGTTCACACCCCGGAAACAAGCGTTTGA